From the genome of Streptacidiphilus sp. PB12-B1b:
CGCGACATCTTCCGCTTCGGAACAGCCACGGCTACTTCTCCTGGTTCTCGGCAGCACCCTCACGGGTACCGCTGTCGTTGCTTCCGGCCTCGAGTGATGGGGCCGAGAGTCCCTGCAGAGCCGCCCACCGGGGGTCGACGGCGTCATGGTGGTGGTCCGGGTCGTCCGAGAGCCGAGCTCCGCATTCGGAGCACAGGCCCAGGCAGTCGTCCTGGCACACCGGCTGCAGCGGCAGTGCGAGCACCACCGCGTCACGCAGCACCGGCTCGAGGTCGAACAGGTCGCCCTCAAGCCGGGAAGCTTCTTCGTCCTCGTCCTCTTCGGCGGTGGCGAAGCGGTTGGTGCCCTCGGGGTAGTAGTACAGCTCCTGGAAGTCCGCGTCGAGCTTCTGCTCGATCGGCTCCAGGCACCGCACGCACTCGCCCTTGAGAGCGGCCTTGGCGGTACCCGTGACGAGTACGCCCTCCACCACAGCCTCCAGTCGGAGGTCCAGCTCGACAGCGCTTCCTTCGGGAACGCCGATCACCTCGATGCCGAGGCCCTCGGGCGCCGGGAGGGAACGGGAAACCTTGCGCATCGAACCAGGCCGTCGTCCCAGCTCGTGTGTGTCGAACACGAGCGGGTCTCGGTGGTCGAGGCGGTTCAGGGTTTCCTGCTCTCTACGGTGCACAGGGCCGCGGGCACCCGGATGCGTGATCCGGGTCGGGGCAGCCGACAATCCCCGGCGCTGAACAGGCCGGAGAGGTCAGAGTACCGGAAGGGCGGACCCTGACCCAACTCGCGGCCCCCGGGGCCCGCGGCCCCGGGGCCGGCTACTGGTATCCGCCCAGCTCCCGCAGCTTGGTGACGTCGATGAAACCGGTGTCGAAGAAGCTGGTCTCGTCCAGGCCCTCGCCCTGCTGCTGGTGCGGCAGGTGCGGCTGCTGGACGTACGGGTCGTAGCCGGGCTGCTGGGGCTGCGCGGGCTGCTGGGGCTGTGCGGGCTGCTGGGGCTGTGCGGGCTGCTGGGCGTAGCCGTACGCGTCGTAACCGGGCTGCGGGGGCTGCTGCGGGTAGCCGTAGGGGTCATAGCCCTGCTGCTGCTCGTAGCCGGCCTGGTGCTGGGCCTGGAGCTGGTACTGCTCCTGGTACGGGTAGCCGTTGGGGTCCTGCTGCTGCGGCTGGCCCTGCTGCGGCCAGTACTCGGGCTGCGGCTCCTGGCCGGTGGACTGGGCCGGGACGCCATGGGCGGGCAGGGCGTGATCGGGGGCGCCGTGCTCCTGCGCGCCGTGGCCCGCGCCCTGCTCGTGCTCCTGCGGCGGCAGCAGCCCGGCCGAGGCCAGCTCGGCGGCGACGGCGGCGTGCCGGTCGCCGCCCTGGGCGCCGGACGCCTGGTCGGCGGCCTCCAGGTAGGCGCCCAGGTCGTCGATGGGGCGCTTGCCGAGCAGCTTGTCGCGGCCCCGGCCGACCGCCTCCAGGGTCTTGCCCAGCGCCGTCTCCAGCGCGGCCAGCTTCACGTCGACGTACTCGTCCACCTCGGGGCTGGGCGAGTGGAAGGCGTCCTGGGCGAACTCCTCGCCGTCCTCGCCCTCGACCGGGGCGCCGCCGGCGCGGAGCTTGGCCCGGCCGCGACCGATCGCGCCGAGGGTCTTGGTGAGCACCACCTCGAAGTTGGCGAGTTTGCTGTCGACGTAGTCGTCGGCCTCGCGGCGCTCCTCCTCGGACTCCGCGCGGGCCTCGGCGAGCAGCCGGTCGGCCTCGGCCTGGGCGCGCATCACCAGGTCGGTCCCGGCGATCAGCCGGGCCCGCTCGTCGTGCGCCGCGGCGACGATCCGCTCCGCCTCCCGGCGGGCCTCCTCGACGACCTGGTCGCCCTGCTCCACGGTCTGCTGCGCCTGCGCCAGCTCGGTCGGCAGCGCCTCCCGCAGCGCGCCCAGCATGGCGACCATCTCGGCCTTGTTCACCACGATCGACGCCGACATCGGCATGGATCTCGCGTTCTCGACCGTTGTGGTGATCTCGTCAAGCTTCTGCTGCACGTCCACCTAGCTCACGTCTTCCAGAGGAGGCAATGGAGTGGAAGCACGAACTCTACTGCGCTACCCGCGCTCCGCGATCCTCGCGCTGAGCCGGCTGTGGACCAACTCCGGTACGAGATGGGACACATCGCCCCCGTATGCGGCGACCTCCTTCACCAGCGAGGAGGACAGGAAGCTCCAGGTGGGGCTGGTCGGGACGAACAGCGTCTCGACGCCGGAGAGGCCGTGGTTCATCTGCGCCATCTGCAGCTCGTAGTCGAAGTCGCTGACCGCCCGCAGCCCCTTGACGATCGCCGGGATGCCGCGCTCCTTGCAGAAGTCGACCAGCAGCCCGTGGTGGGACTCCA
Proteins encoded in this window:
- a CDS encoding DUF177 domain-containing protein; the protein is MRKVSRSLPAPEGLGIEVIGVPEGSAVELDLRLEAVVEGVLVTGTAKAALKGECVRCLEPIEQKLDADFQELYYYPEGTNRFATAEEDEDEEASRLEGDLFDLEPVLRDAVVLALPLQPVCQDDCLGLCSECGARLSDDPDHHHDAVDPRWAALQGLSAPSLEAGSNDSGTREGAAENQEK
- a CDS encoding cell division initiation protein; translated protein: MQQKLDEITTTVENARSMPMSASIVVNKAEMVAMLGALREALPTELAQAQQTVEQGDQVVEEARREAERIVAAAHDERARLIAGTDLVMRAQAEADRLLAEARAESEEERREADDYVDSKLANFEVVLTKTLGAIGRGRAKLRAGGAPVEGEDGEEFAQDAFHSPSPEVDEYVDVKLAALETALGKTLEAVGRGRDKLLGKRPIDDLGAYLEAADQASGAQGGDRHAAVAAELASAGLLPPQEHEQGAGHGAQEHGAPDHALPAHGVPAQSTGQEPQPEYWPQQGQPQQQDPNGYPYQEQYQLQAQHQAGYEQQQGYDPYGYPQQPPQPGYDAYGYAQQPAQPQQPAQPQQPAQPQQPGYDPYVQQPHLPHQQQGEGLDETSFFDTGFIDVTKLRELGGYQ
- the coaD gene encoding pantetheine-phosphate adenylyltransferase; its protein translation is MRRAVCPGSFDPITNGHLDIIERASRLYDVVHVAVLINKSKSGLFTVEERIRMIEEVSAPYGNVVVESHHGLLVDFCKERGIPAIVKGLRAVSDFDYELQMAQMNHGLSGVETLFVPTSPTWSFLSSSLVKEVAAYGGDVSHLVPELVHSRLSARIAERG